The following coding sequences lie in one Bacteroides helcogenes P 36-108 genomic window:
- a CDS encoding glycoside hydrolase family 2 TIM barrel-domain containing protein yields MKGIVCTLLLSYCMLPAVAQDSPQLKGFEYGSIQAPDGKEWESPERLALNKEQPHATFFSFADVTTARKVLPENSAYWMSLNGDWKFKWVPNPEERPKDFQNTDYDVSAWDNIYVPSSWNIYGIQKDGTQKYGTPIYVNQPVIFQHKVAVDDWRGGVMRTPPANWTTYKHRNEVGSYRRDFTLPADWDGREVFINFDGVDSFFYLWINGQYVGFSKNSRNLASFNITPYLTAGKNTVAAAVYRSSDASFLEAQDMFRLPGIFRTVALTSVPKLHVRDLVATPDLNATFDEGTLSIKADIRNQDKKEAKGYSMVYSLYANKLYSDENTPVAGITATAAVSPVTKGGISTCQTTLTLPKPLLWSAETPYRYTLVGELKDKKGRTIETVSAFVGFRKVEIKDTPASADEFGLAGRYYYINGKTVKLKGVNRHESNPALGHAITRELMEKEVMLMKRANINHVRNSHYPDAPYWYYLCDKYGIYLEDEANLESHEYYYGKASLSHPVEWENAHVARVMEMAHSTVNHPSIVIWSLGNEAGPGKNFVTAYNALKAFDLSRPVQYERNNAIVDMGSNQYPSIAWTREAVKGKYDIKYPFHISEYAHSMGNAVGNLVDYWEAIESTNFFCGGAIWDWVDQSMYNYTPDGKRYLAYGGDFGDTPNDGQFVMNGIVFGDLEPKPQYYEVKKVYQHIGVKALNVAKGSFEIFNKYYFKDLSGYQVRWSLYENGKEVKDGLLSLGQVAPRSRVTVDIPYNYQTLKPEAEYFVKVQFQLKEAAPWAEKGYTMAEEQIALKQATGLPAISTVTAAAGNISYTESSASDKADQRFITVKGEGFEARFDMQTGSIYSLKYNGETIVADGNGPKLDAFRAFVNNDNWAYTAWFENGLHNLQHKAIQSKVMQRADGAVVLAFTIESQAPNAARILGGTASGKNKIEELTDRKFGENDFKFTTNQVWTVYRDGSVELQAGITSNRSTLVLPRLGYVMKLPQQYDNFTYYGRGPIENYPDRKTGQFIEIHRNKVADEFANFPKPQDVANHEDVRWCALTDAAGSGAQFIATGGKMSVAPLQYTATEMILAGHPYQLPAVTGTYLHLDLGVTGLGGNSCGQGGPLAQDRILAGQHSFGFIIRPAAQDLSATAQVAAAGEIPLNIVRNEAGEVTFVSTRPEAEICYIVGKAKKAKVYTAPIPMREGGNVTAWFKSTPDIKATQTFNKIEKVRAEVINASSQETGGGEATNLTDGDAGSIWHTMYSVTLAKYPHWIDLDTKEVKLLKGITYLPRQDSDNGNIKDYSIQVSMDGRNWGEPVAKGSFEKNRKEKTIRFDKPVKARYIRFTALSEQYGQDYASGAELGILAE; encoded by the coding sequence ATGAAAGGAATTGTTTGTACACTATTACTCAGTTATTGTATGTTGCCTGCCGTGGCGCAGGACAGCCCCCAACTGAAAGGATTCGAGTATGGCTCCATTCAAGCCCCCGACGGCAAAGAATGGGAATCGCCCGAACGACTGGCACTGAACAAGGAGCAGCCTCATGCCACCTTCTTCTCTTTTGCCGACGTCACCACCGCCCGGAAAGTGCTGCCTGAAAACAGCGCCTACTGGATGAGCCTCAACGGTGACTGGAAATTCAAGTGGGTTCCCAACCCCGAAGAACGCCCGAAAGATTTTCAAAACACGGACTACGACGTGTCCGCATGGGACAACATCTATGTGCCCTCAAGCTGGAACATTTATGGTATCCAAAAAGACGGTACGCAGAAATATGGCACTCCCATCTACGTGAACCAACCTGTCATCTTCCAGCACAAAGTGGCGGTGGACGACTGGCGCGGAGGAGTGATGCGTACCCCGCCCGCCAACTGGACCACCTACAAGCACCGCAACGAAGTGGGTTCCTACCGCCGCGATTTCACCCTGCCTGCCGACTGGGACGGTCGCGAAGTCTTCATCAACTTCGACGGAGTGGATTCCTTCTTCTACCTCTGGATAAACGGGCAATATGTCGGTTTCTCCAAAAACTCCCGTAACCTGGCAAGCTTCAATATCACCCCCTACCTCACAGCCGGAAAGAACACCGTGGCAGCCGCAGTCTATCGCAGTTCGGACGCTTCTTTCCTTGAGGCACAAGACATGTTCCGCCTACCGGGAATCTTCCGTACGGTGGCACTTACTTCCGTTCCGAAACTACACGTGCGCGACCTGGTGGCTACACCCGACTTGAATGCTACCTTCGATGAAGGCACACTCTCCATCAAGGCCGACATCCGTAATCAGGACAAAAAGGAAGCGAAAGGTTACAGCATGGTCTATTCTCTCTATGCCAACAAGCTCTACTCGGACGAGAATACCCCGGTTGCAGGCATCACCGCCACAGCAGCCGTAAGCCCTGTCACCAAAGGTGGCATCAGCACCTGCCAAACTACTTTAACGCTGCCGAAGCCTCTCTTATGGTCGGCAGAAACGCCCTACCGCTACACGCTTGTAGGCGAGCTGAAGGACAAGAAGGGACGGACCATAGAGACCGTTTCCGCTTTTGTGGGCTTCCGCAAGGTGGAAATCAAGGACACGCCGGCCTCTGCCGATGAATTCGGACTGGCCGGACGCTACTACTACATCAACGGCAAGACCGTGAAGCTGAAGGGCGTGAACCGTCACGAAAGCAATCCCGCACTGGGACACGCCATTACCCGCGAACTGATGGAAAAAGAAGTCATGCTGATGAAGCGCGCCAATATCAACCATGTGCGCAACTCTCACTATCCCGATGCTCCCTATTGGTACTACCTTTGCGACAAGTACGGCATCTATCTGGAAGACGAAGCCAACCTTGAATCACACGAATATTATTACGGAAAGGCATCCCTGTCTCACCCCGTGGAGTGGGAGAACGCACACGTGGCACGTGTGATGGAGATGGCGCACAGCACCGTCAATCATCCTTCCATCGTCATCTGGTCATTGGGCAACGAAGCCGGACCGGGCAAGAACTTCGTCACCGCCTACAATGCGCTGAAAGCTTTCGACCTCTCTCGTCCCGTGCAATATGAACGGAACAACGCCATTGTGGATATGGGCTCCAACCAATATCCTTCAATCGCCTGGACACGCGAAGCGGTAAAAGGCAAATATGACATCAAATACCCCTTCCATATTTCGGAATATGCACACTCCATGGGCAACGCCGTAGGCAACTTGGTAGATTACTGGGAAGCCATCGAATCGACCAACTTCTTCTGCGGTGGCGCCATCTGGGACTGGGTAGATCAGTCCATGTACAACTACACCCCCGATGGCAAGCGTTATCTGGCTTACGGCGGTGACTTCGGCGATACTCCCAACGACGGGCAGTTCGTAATGAACGGCATTGTCTTCGGCGACCTTGAGCCTAAGCCCCAATATTATGAAGTGAAGAAGGTCTATCAGCACATCGGCGTGAAAGCGCTGAATGTAGCAAAAGGCAGCTTCGAAATCTTCAATAAATACTACTTCAAGGATTTGTCCGGCTATCAAGTGCGCTGGTCGCTATACGAGAATGGCAAAGAAGTAAAGGATGGCCTGCTCTCTTTAGGACAAGTTGCTCCCCGTAGCCGTGTTACGGTTGATATTCCTTACAACTACCAGACTTTGAAACCGGAAGCTGAATACTTCGTGAAGGTTCAGTTCCAACTGAAAGAAGCTGCTCCCTGGGCTGAGAAAGGCTATACGATGGCCGAAGAGCAGATTGCCTTGAAACAGGCAACGGGCTTACCGGCCATCTCTACGGTTACTGCTGCCGCCGGAAACATATCATATACAGAAAGCTCTGCATCGGACAAGGCCGACCAACGCTTTATCACCGTTAAGGGAGAAGGCTTTGAGGCTCGTTTTGATATGCAGACCGGAAGCATCTATAGCCTGAAGTACAACGGCGAGACGATTGTTGCCGACGGAAACGGGCCGAAACTGGACGCTTTCCGTGCTTTCGTCAATAATGACAACTGGGCGTACACGGCTTGGTTCGAGAACGGATTGCACAACTTGCAGCATAAAGCCATTCAAAGCAAAGTGATGCAACGCGCCGACGGTGCTGTGGTACTGGCATTCACCATAGAATCGCAAGCGCCGAATGCCGCACGCATCCTTGGCGGAACAGCCAGCGGCAAGAACAAGATAGAAGAATTGACCGACCGGAAATTTGGCGAGAACGACTTCAAGTTCACTACCAACCAAGTGTGGACCGTCTATCGTGACGGCTCGGTAGAACTTCAGGCAGGCATCACGTCCAACCGTTCTACACTGGTATTACCGCGCCTGGGCTACGTGATGAAACTTCCGCAGCAATACGATAACTTCACCTACTACGGCCGTGGCCCCATCGAGAACTATCCCGACCGCAAGACCGGACAGTTCATAGAAATTCACCGCAACAAGGTGGCCGACGAATTTGCCAACTTCCCCAAACCGCAGGACGTGGCAAACCATGAAGACGTACGTTGGTGTGCGCTGACCGACGCCGCAGGCAGTGGGGCACAGTTCATCGCCACCGGAGGAAAAATGTCCGTTGCCCCCTTGCAATATACAGCCACTGAAATGATTCTGGCAGGACATCCTTATCAGCTTCCGGCTGTGACGGGCACATACCTGCATCTTGACTTAGGCGTCACGGGACTGGGCGGCAACAGTTGCGGACAAGGCGGCCCGTTGGCACAAGACAGAATATTGGCAGGACAGCACTCGTTCGGTTTCATCATCCGCCCGGCGGCACAAGACCTGAGCGCGACTGCACAAGTAGCCGCCGCCGGAGAGATTCCACTGAACATCGTGCGCAATGAGGCAGGCGAAGTGACATTTGTCTCCACCCGTCCCGAAGCAGAAATATGCTACATCGTGGGCAAGGCAAAGAAAGCGAAAGTCTATACCGCCCCCATCCCGATGCGCGAAGGCGGCAACGTGACGGCATGGTTCAAGTCCACTCCCGACATCAAGGCCACGCAAACCTTCAACAAAATAGAGAAAGTACGGGCCGAAGTGATAAACGCCAGCAGTCAGGAGACCGGCGGCGGAGAGGCCACGAACCTGACGGACGGGGATGCCGGAAGCATCTGGCACACCATGTACTCCGTGACTCTGGCCAAATATCCACATTGGATAGACTTGGACACCAAAGAAGTGAAGCTACTCAAAGGCATCACCTATCTGCCCCGCCAAGACAGCGACAACGGAAACATCAAGGATTACAGCATCCAGGTAAGCATGGACGGCCGGAACTGGGGCGAACCCGTGGCCAAAGGCAGCTTTGAGAAGAACCGGAAAGAAAAGACCATACGCTTTGACAAGCCTGTGAAAGCGCGCTACATCCGCTTCACTGCACTGAGCGAACAGTATGGACAGGATTATGCGTCGGGAGCAGAACTGGGCATCCTGGCCGAATAA
- a CDS encoding serine O-acetyltransferase has translation MNPLNFTHILTQAVDELSESESYKGLFHQHTDGNPLPSAKSLCNIIELARAILFPGYFGNSTVNSRTITYHIGVNVERLFDLLTEQILAGLCFASDDECSCCTELQRKEAALLGAQFISYLPEMRRILATDVEAAYNGDPAAHSFGEVISCYPAIRAISNYRIAHELLTLGVPLIPRIITEMAHSETGIDIHPGAQIGSHFTIDHGTGVVIGETCIIGNHVKLYQGVTLGAKSFPLDEAGKPIKGIPRHPILEDNVIVYSNATILGRIIIGKDATVGGNIWVTEDVPAGARIVQTKAKK, from the coding sequence ATGAATCCACTCAACTTTACCCACATCCTGACACAAGCAGTCGATGAGCTATCGGAAAGCGAATCTTACAAAGGACTGTTTCACCAGCATACGGACGGCAATCCACTGCCTTCGGCCAAATCCTTGTGCAATATCATCGAACTGGCACGTGCCATCCTGTTTCCCGGATATTTCGGCAACTCCACGGTCAACAGCCGTACCATAACTTATCACATCGGCGTCAACGTAGAACGCCTGTTCGACCTGCTTACCGAGCAAATTCTTGCCGGCCTCTGTTTTGCCAGTGACGACGAATGCAGTTGCTGCACCGAACTGCAACGAAAAGAGGCCGCCTTGCTGGGAGCCCAGTTCATCAGCTATCTGCCCGAAATGCGCCGCATACTTGCCACAGATGTGGAAGCTGCCTATAACGGTGATCCCGCCGCCCATTCGTTCGGTGAAGTGATCAGTTGCTACCCCGCCATCCGAGCCATCAGCAACTACCGCATCGCCCATGAACTGCTGACATTGGGCGTTCCCCTTATTCCACGCATCATCACCGAAATGGCACATAGTGAAACGGGCATAGACATCCATCCGGGCGCACAAATCGGCAGCCACTTCACCATCGACCACGGCACGGGCGTGGTAATCGGCGAAACCTGCATTATCGGCAATCACGTCAAACTATACCAGGGAGTCACCCTCGGAGCCAAAAGCTTCCCGTTGGATGAAGCCGGAAAGCCCATCAAAGGCATTCCCCGCCATCCGATTCTGGAAGACAATGTCATCGTTTACTCCAATGCCACCATCCTCGGAAGAATCATTATAGGAAAGGACGCAACGGTGGGAGGCAATATCTGGGTAACCGAAGATGTACCGGCAGGAGCAAGGATAGTACAGACAAAGGCGAAGAAATGA
- the cysK gene encoding cysteine synthase A: protein MKKIAKSLIGLVGNTPLLELNNYNRSKVLKARVIAKLEYFNPAGSVKDRVALAMIEAAEEKGLLKSGATIIEPTSGNTGVGLAFVAAAKGYRLVLTMPDTMSVERRNLLKALGAELVLTPGVDGMKGAIARAEELKATIPGSIILQQFDNPNNPAVHERTTGQEIWRDTDGDVDIFVAGVGTGGTVSGVGTALKKHNPKVKIVAVEPVDSPVLSGGKPGPHKIQGIGAGFVPKNYNAAVVDEILQVSGDDAIRTGRELAKYEGLLVGISSGAAVAAATRLAMLPENEGKTIVVLLPDTGERYLSTLLYAFEEYPL from the coding sequence ATGAAGAAGATTGCAAAAAGCCTTATCGGACTGGTAGGCAACACTCCTTTGCTGGAGCTCAACAATTATAACAGAAGTAAGGTTCTTAAAGCACGTGTGATAGCCAAGCTGGAATATTTTAATCCTGCCGGCAGTGTAAAAGACCGGGTAGCCCTTGCCATGATAGAAGCTGCTGAAGAGAAAGGATTGCTGAAATCCGGAGCTACGATTATTGAGCCTACCAGTGGAAATACCGGGGTGGGACTGGCATTCGTTGCCGCCGCTAAAGGTTACAGGCTTGTCTTGACGATGCCCGATACGATGAGTGTGGAACGCCGCAATCTGCTGAAGGCGCTGGGTGCGGAATTGGTTTTGACACCGGGTGTCGATGGAATGAAGGGAGCCATAGCCCGCGCCGAGGAGTTGAAGGCCACTATTCCTGGTTCAATCATCTTGCAGCAGTTTGACAACCCCAATAATCCAGCCGTCCATGAGCGCACCACGGGGCAGGAGATATGGAGGGATACGGACGGTGATGTGGATATTTTTGTAGCCGGAGTAGGTACGGGCGGAACGGTAAGCGGTGTGGGCACTGCCCTGAAGAAGCATAACCCCAAGGTGAAGATTGTGGCCGTGGAGCCCGTAGATTCTCCGGTACTTTCCGGCGGGAAGCCCGGTCCCCATAAGATTCAGGGAATTGGGGCGGGTTTTGTTCCAAAGAATTATAATGCCGCTGTGGTGGATGAAATTTTGCAGGTATCGGGAGATGATGCCATCCGTACAGGGCGCGAATTGGCCAAATATGAAGGATTGCTTGTCGGTATATCTTCTGGTGCAGCCGTGGCTGCAGCTACCCGGTTGGCAATGCTGCCGGAGAATGAGGGGAAGACGATCGTTGTCCTTTTGCCCGATACGGGTGAGCGCTATCTATCCACGTTGCTATATGCCTTCGAGGAGTATCCGTTGTAA
- a CDS encoding RagB/SusD family nutrient uptake outer membrane protein yields MNSIKNYILTGMVALSTTSCNDFLTTTPYDALSPATTWKSEDDAQKFLIGCYDGWEDGGTLLYLDCMSDFAYNNFSWEGFTAYGNGTAVGGDSEANFYNYSIIRRCNTFLENVESITFNDPAAKKDLIAQARFIRAYQYFIMNWMYGGVPIIDNYSTADEAKVPRDTEAKVREFIEKELDECTPDLNDEPAALGRVAKGAALALRMREALYYGDWATAKDRSQKIQALNQYSLDDNYSNLFRVSGKSSKEIILAVQYIPNTKTLGTIGQMYNNGDGGWSSIVPTQNLVDEYEMSNGLTTDEAGSGYDPTHPYANRDPRMAMTVYYPGCNYTKDDGTVTVFNTLDKEIGGKTNANYALAADNASKTALTWAKYLDPITQYNATGIWDTEASPIVFRYAEVLLSYAEAENELNGPSAGVYEALDAVRARAGMPAVDKAKYATKDKLRELIHRERAVEFAGEGLRRADIVRWKTSDGKMVAEKVMNGTLQRVVGTVSMDASVAPEMRATINPNASKKERLIEERIFKPHHRYLPIPQSACNKNPQLTQNDGY; encoded by the coding sequence ATGAATAGTATTAAAAACTACATATTGACAGGAATGGTTGCTTTGAGCACCACTTCATGCAATGACTTTCTTACCACGACTCCTTACGATGCACTTTCACCTGCCACTACTTGGAAGAGCGAAGACGATGCACAGAAATTCCTGATTGGTTGCTATGACGGCTGGGAAGACGGAGGCACACTTCTATATCTGGATTGTATGTCCGACTTTGCCTACAACAACTTCTCTTGGGAAGGTTTTACGGCATACGGCAACGGGACTGCCGTTGGAGGTGATTCAGAAGCCAATTTTTACAATTATTCTATCATCCGTCGTTGCAACACTTTCCTCGAAAACGTAGAGAGCATCACCTTCAATGATCCGGCAGCGAAGAAAGACTTGATTGCTCAAGCCCGCTTCATCCGTGCCTATCAGTATTTCATCATGAACTGGATGTATGGCGGCGTGCCTATCATTGACAATTACAGCACCGCTGATGAGGCAAAAGTTCCCCGTGATACCGAAGCCAAAGTACGTGAATTCATAGAGAAAGAACTGGATGAATGCACCCCCGACCTGAATGACGAGCCCGCTGCCCTCGGCCGTGTAGCCAAAGGCGCCGCATTGGCTTTGAGAATGCGTGAAGCTCTGTACTATGGTGACTGGGCTACGGCCAAAGACCGTTCACAGAAGATTCAGGCACTGAACCAGTACTCTTTGGATGACAATTACAGCAATCTGTTCCGTGTCAGTGGCAAAAGCTCCAAAGAAATCATTCTGGCAGTGCAATACATTCCCAATACAAAGACTTTGGGAACTATCGGGCAGATGTACAACAACGGTGACGGCGGTTGGTCTTCCATCGTTCCCACCCAGAACTTGGTGGACGAATACGAGATGTCAAACGGACTCACTACGGATGAAGCTGGTTCGGGCTATGATCCCACCCATCCCTATGCCAATCGTGACCCGCGCATGGCCATGACAGTTTATTATCCCGGATGCAATTATACCAAAGATGACGGCACAGTGACCGTATTCAATACTTTGGATAAAGAAATCGGTGGAAAGACGAATGCCAACTATGCTTTAGCAGCAGACAATGCTTCTAAAACCGCATTGACGTGGGCCAAATACTTGGATCCCATCACCCAGTACAACGCAACGGGTATCTGGGATACGGAAGCAAGTCCCATTGTATTCCGCTATGCTGAAGTCCTGCTTTCATACGCCGAAGCCGAGAATGAACTGAACGGACCGTCAGCCGGTGTTTATGAAGCCTTGGACGCAGTTCGCGCCCGTGCAGGCATGCCCGCTGTGGATAAAGCGAAATATGCCACGAAAGACAAACTGCGTGAGTTGATTCACCGTGAACGTGCGGTAGAATTTGCAGGTGAAGGTCTGAGACGCGCCGACATTGTTCGCTGGAAAACATCCGACGGTAAGATGGTAGCGGAAAAAGTAATGAATGGTACTCTGCAACGTGTAGTCGGTACGGTTTCTATGGACGCATCCGTTGCTCCCGAAATGCGTGCAACGATTAATCCCAATGCAAGCAAAAAAGAACGTCTGATCGAAGAACGCATCTTTAAGCCCCACCATCGTTATTTGCCTATCCCTCAGTCTGCCTGTAACAAGAATCCGCAGTTGACTCAGAATGATGGGTATTGA
- a CDS encoding THUMP domain-containing class I SAM-dependent RNA methyltransferase, which yields MSEQSFEMIAKTFQGLEEVLAKELTSLGANDIEIGRRMVSFSGDKEMMYKANFCLRTAIRILKPIKHFTAKDADEVYEQIKAIHWEDYLDTDRTFAVEPTIFSEEFRHSKFVAYKVKDAIVDYFREKTGNRPGVRVNKPDVLLNIHIAETKCTLSLDSSGESLHRRGYRQEAVEAPLNEVLAAGMILMTGWNGECDLIDPMCGSGTIPIEAALIARNIAPGIFRKEFAFEKWNDFDQNLFDTIYNDDSQEREFTHKIYGYDNSPKANEIATHNIKAAGVSKDIVLKLQPFQQFEQPAEKSVIITNPPYGERISTNDLLGLYSMIGERLKHAFAGNNAWILSYREECFDQIGLKPTRKIPLFNGALDCEFRQYEIFDGKYKEFREGGEGLSKELKLASGERREIKSTPRERREFRPRERREFRDGEKREFNGERRRFDGEHTPRNFRDGERREFKPRERREYKDGENHEFKPRGRKDFGETRTPRSGESYPERKKREEREKA from the coding sequence ATGAGCGAACAATCTTTTGAAATGATTGCCAAAACCTTCCAAGGACTGGAAGAAGTGCTGGCGAAAGAACTTACTTCACTGGGAGCCAACGACATTGAAATCGGCCGTCGCATGGTGTCTTTCAGTGGCGACAAAGAAATGATGTACAAAGCAAACTTCTGCCTGCGTACAGCCATTCGCATCCTGAAACCAATCAAGCACTTCACCGCCAAGGACGCTGACGAAGTTTACGAACAGATCAAAGCCATACATTGGGAAGACTACCTTGACACCGACCGTACCTTTGCCGTAGAACCGACAATCTTCAGCGAGGAGTTCCGCCACTCAAAGTTCGTGGCATACAAAGTGAAAGACGCCATTGTGGACTACTTCCGGGAAAAGACAGGAAATCGCCCCGGTGTACGTGTAAACAAGCCGGACGTACTGCTGAACATCCATATCGCCGAAACCAAATGTACGCTCTCTCTCGACTCCAGCGGAGAATCCCTGCACCGTCGCGGTTATCGCCAAGAAGCCGTAGAAGCCCCTCTGAACGAAGTGCTGGCCGCCGGAATGATACTGATGACCGGCTGGAACGGCGAATGTGACCTGATAGACCCGATGTGCGGTTCAGGAACCATTCCCATCGAAGCTGCCCTGATAGCACGCAACATCGCTCCGGGTATTTTCCGCAAAGAATTTGCTTTCGAGAAGTGGAACGACTTCGACCAGAATTTGTTCGATACCATCTACAACGACGACAGCCAAGAGCGCGAGTTTACCCATAAGATATATGGCTACGACAATAGCCCGAAGGCCAACGAGATAGCCACACACAACATAAAAGCTGCGGGCGTGAGCAAAGACATAGTGCTGAAACTGCAACCTTTCCAGCAGTTCGAGCAGCCCGCGGAAAAATCCGTCATCATCACTAATCCACCCTATGGAGAACGTATCTCTACAAACGATTTGTTAGGACTGTACTCCATGATAGGCGAACGGCTGAAACATGCCTTTGCCGGAAACAACGCATGGATTCTGTCCTACCGTGAAGAATGCTTCGACCAGATAGGTCTGAAACCCACTCGGAAGATACCTTTGTTTAACGGCGCGCTGGATTGTGAATTCCGCCAGTACGAAATCTTTGACGGGAAATACAAAGAATTCCGTGAAGGCGGCGAGGGGCTGAGCAAGGAACTTAAACTGGCATCGGGAGAAAGAAGGGAAATCAAATCTACCCCAAGAGAAAGGCGCGAATTCCGACCGAGGGAAAGACGCGAGTTCAGAGACGGAGAGAAGCGTGAGTTTAACGGAGAGAGACGCAGGTTTGATGGAGAACATACACCAAGAAACTTCAGAGACGGAGAAAGACGTGAGTTCAAGCCGCGTGAAAGACGCGAATACAAAGATGGGGAAAACCATGAATTCAAGCCGCGCGGAAGAAAAGATTTCGGTGAAACCCGCACACCAAGATCGGGAGAGTCTTATCCGGAACGGAAAAAACGGGAAGAAAGAGAGAAAGCCTGA